One genomic window of Meles meles chromosome 15, mMelMel3.1 paternal haplotype, whole genome shotgun sequence includes the following:
- the SNX17 gene encoding sorting nexin-17 isoform X1: MHFSIPETESRSGDSGGSAYVAYNIHVNGVLHCRVRYSQLLGLHEQLRKEYGANVLPAFPPKKLFSLTPAEVEQRREQLEKYMQAVRQDPLLGSSETFNSFLRRAQQETQQVPTEEVSLEVLLSNGQKVLVNVLTSDQTEDVLEAVAAKLDLPDDLIGYFSLFLVREKEDGTFSFVRKLQEFELPYVSVTSLRSQEYKIVLRKSYWDSAYDDDVMENRVGLNLLYAQTVSDIERGWILVTKEQHRQLKSLQEKVSKKEFLRLAQTLRHYGYLRFDACVADFPEKDCPVVVSAGNSELSLQLRLPGQQLREGSFRVTRMRCWRVTSSVPLPSGGTSSPGRGRGEVRLELAFEYLMSKDRLQWVTITSPQAIMMSICLQSMVDELMVKKSGGSIRKMLRRRVGGTLRRSDSQQAVKSPPLLESPDASRESMVKLSSKLSAVSLRGIGSPSTDASASDVHGNFAFEGIGDEDL; encoded by the exons ATGCACTTTTCCATTCCTGAAACCGAGTCCCGCAGCGGGGACAGCGGCGGCTCCGCCTACGTG GCCTATAACATTCACGtgaatggagtcctgcattgcCGGGTGCGCTACAGCCAGCTCCTGGGGCTGCACGAGCAG CTTCGGAAGGAGTATGGGGCCAATGTTCTTCCTGCATTTCCCCCAAAGAAGCTTTTCTCTCTGACACCTGCTGAGGTagaacagaggagagagcagTTAGAGAAGTACATGCAAGCTG TTCGGCAAGACCCGCTGCTTGGGAGCAGTGAGACGTTCAACAGCTTCCTGCGTCGGGCACAACAG GAGACACAGCAGGTCCCCACCGAGGAGGTTTCCTTGGAAGTGCTACTCAGCAATGGGCAGAAAGTTCTGGTCAATGTGCTAACTTCAGATCAGACTGAAGATGTCCTAGAG GCTGTGGCTGCAAAGCTGGATCTTCCAGATGACTTGATCGGATACTTTAGTCTCTTTCTAGTTCGAGAGAAAGAGGACGGAACCTTTTCTT TTGTACGGAAGTTGCAAGAGTTTGAGCTGCCTTATGTGTCTGTTACCAGTCTTCGGAGTCAAGAGTATAAGATTGTGCTAAGGAAGAG TTATTGGGACTCTGCCTATGACGACGATGTCATGGAGAACCGGGTTGGCCTGAACCTGCTTTATGCTCAG ACGGTATCAGACATCGAGCGTGGATGGATTCTGGTCACCAAGGAACAGCACCGGCAGCTCAAATCTCTGCAAGAGAAGGTCTCCAAGAAGGAG TTCCTGCGGCTGGCGCAGACACTGCGGCACTATGGCTACTTGCGCTTTGATGCCTGTGTGGCTGACTTCCCAGAGAAGGACTGTCCCGTGGTGGTGAGCGCAGGCAACAGTGAGCTCAGCCTCCAGCTCCGCCTGCCTGGCCAGCAACTCCGCGAAGGCTCCTTCCGGGTCACCCGCATGCGGTGCTGGCGCGTCACCTCCTCT gTGCCACTGCCCAGCGGGGGCACAAGCAGCCCAGGCCGGGGCCGGGGTGAGGTGCGCCTGGAACTGGCTTTTGAATACCTCATGAGCAAGGACCGGCTACAGTGGGTCACCATCACCAGCCCCCAG GCCATCATGATGAGTATCTGCTTGCAGTCCATGGTAGATGAACTGATGGTGAAGAAATCTGGTGGCAGCATCAGGAAG ATGCTGCGCCGGCGAGTGGGGGGCACCCTGAGACGCTCAGACAGCCAGCAAGCAGTGAagtccccacccctgctt GAGTCACCTGATGCCAGCCGGGAGTCCATGGTCAAACTCTCA AGCAAGCTGAGTGCCGTGAGCTTGCGGGGGATTGGCAGTCCCAGCACAGATGCCAGTGCCAGTGATGTCCACGGCAATTTTGCCTTCGAGGGCATTGGAGATGAGGATCTGTGA
- the SNX17 gene encoding sorting nexin-17 isoform X2, with product MHFSIPETESRSGDSGGSAYVAYNIHVNGVLHCRVRYSQLLGLHEQLRKEYGANVLPAFPPKKLFSLTPAEVEQRREQLEKYMQAVRQDPLLGSSETFNSFLRRAQQETQQVPTEEVSLEVLLSNGQKVLVNVLTSDQTEDVLEAVAAKLDLPDDLIGYFSLFLVREKEDGTFSFVRKLQEFELPYVSVTSLRSQEYKIVLRKSYWDSAYDDDVMENRVGLNLLYAQTVSDIERGWILVTKEQHRQLKSLQEKVSKKEFLRLAQTLRHYGYLRFDACVADFPEKDCPVVVSAGNSELSLQLRLPGQQLREGSFRVTRMRCWRVTSSVPLPSGGTSSPGRGRGEVRLELAFEYLMSKDRLQWVTITSPQAIMMSICLQSMVDELMVKKSGGSIRKVSNSTSSLDAAPASGGHPETLRQPASSEVPTPA from the exons ATGCACTTTTCCATTCCTGAAACCGAGTCCCGCAGCGGGGACAGCGGCGGCTCCGCCTACGTG GCCTATAACATTCACGtgaatggagtcctgcattgcCGGGTGCGCTACAGCCAGCTCCTGGGGCTGCACGAGCAG CTTCGGAAGGAGTATGGGGCCAATGTTCTTCCTGCATTTCCCCCAAAGAAGCTTTTCTCTCTGACACCTGCTGAGGTagaacagaggagagagcagTTAGAGAAGTACATGCAAGCTG TTCGGCAAGACCCGCTGCTTGGGAGCAGTGAGACGTTCAACAGCTTCCTGCGTCGGGCACAACAG GAGACACAGCAGGTCCCCACCGAGGAGGTTTCCTTGGAAGTGCTACTCAGCAATGGGCAGAAAGTTCTGGTCAATGTGCTAACTTCAGATCAGACTGAAGATGTCCTAGAG GCTGTGGCTGCAAAGCTGGATCTTCCAGATGACTTGATCGGATACTTTAGTCTCTTTCTAGTTCGAGAGAAAGAGGACGGAACCTTTTCTT TTGTACGGAAGTTGCAAGAGTTTGAGCTGCCTTATGTGTCTGTTACCAGTCTTCGGAGTCAAGAGTATAAGATTGTGCTAAGGAAGAG TTATTGGGACTCTGCCTATGACGACGATGTCATGGAGAACCGGGTTGGCCTGAACCTGCTTTATGCTCAG ACGGTATCAGACATCGAGCGTGGATGGATTCTGGTCACCAAGGAACAGCACCGGCAGCTCAAATCTCTGCAAGAGAAGGTCTCCAAGAAGGAG TTCCTGCGGCTGGCGCAGACACTGCGGCACTATGGCTACTTGCGCTTTGATGCCTGTGTGGCTGACTTCCCAGAGAAGGACTGTCCCGTGGTGGTGAGCGCAGGCAACAGTGAGCTCAGCCTCCAGCTCCGCCTGCCTGGCCAGCAACTCCGCGAAGGCTCCTTCCGGGTCACCCGCATGCGGTGCTGGCGCGTCACCTCCTCT gTGCCACTGCCCAGCGGGGGCACAAGCAGCCCAGGCCGGGGCCGGGGTGAGGTGCGCCTGGAACTGGCTTTTGAATACCTCATGAGCAAGGACCGGCTACAGTGGGTCACCATCACCAGCCCCCAG GCCATCATGATGAGTATCTGCTTGCAGTCCATGGTAGATGAACTGATGGTGAAGAAATCTGGTGGCAGCATCAGGAAGGTAAGCAACAG CACTTCATCCCTAGATGCTGCGCCGGCGAGTGGGGGGCACCCTGAGACGCTCAGACAGCCAGCAAGCAGTGAagtccccacccctgctt GA
- the ZNF513 gene encoding zinc finger protein 513 — protein MPRRKQSHPQPVKCEGVKVDTEDSLDEGPGALVLESDLLLGQDLEFEEEEEEEEEEGDGNSDQLMGFERDSEGDSLGARPGLPYGLSDDESGGGRPLSAESEVEEPARGPGEARGERPGPACQLCGGPTGEGPCCGAGGPGGGPPLPPRLLYSCRLCAFVSHYSSHLKRHMQTHSGEKPFRCGRCPYASAQLVNLTRHTRTHTGEKPYRCPHCPFACSSLGNLRRHQRTHAGPPTPPCPTCGFRCCAPRPTRPPSPTEQEGAVPRRPEDALLLPDLSLHVPPGGASFLPDCGQLRGEGEGLCGTGSEPLPELLFPWTCRNCGQELEEGEGSRLGAAMCGRCMRGEAGGGASGGPQGPSDKGFACSLCPFATHYPNHLARHMKTHSGEKPFRCARCPYASAHLDNLKRHQRVHTGEKPYKCPLCPYACGNLANLKRHGRIHSGDKPFRCSLCNYSCNQSMNLKRHMLRHTGEKPFRCATCAYTTGHWDNYKRHQKVHGHGGAGGPGLSASEGWAPAHSPSSVLSSRGPTALSAAGSRALHTDSP, from the exons ATGCCCCGAAGGAAGCAGAGCCACCCGCAGCCCGTGAAATGCGAGGGGGTCAAAG TGGATACCGAAGACTCCCTCGACGAAGGACCCGGGGCCCTGGTATTGGAGAGTGATTTGCTACTAGGCCAGGATCTGGAgtttgaggaggaagaggaagaggaagaggaggaaggtgacGGCAACAGCGACCAGCTCATGGGCTTCGAGAGAGACTCTGAAG GAGACTCTctgggggccaggcctgggctTCCCTACGGGCTGAGTGATGACGAGTCTGGGGGCGGCCGGCCACTAAGTGCTGAGAGTGAAGTTGAGGAACCAGCCAGGGGTCCAGGGGAGGCCAGGGGTGAGAGGCCAGGCCCAGCCTGCCAGCTGTGTGGGGGGCCGACAGGTGAGGGGCCGTGTTGTGGGGCAGGAGGGCCGGGTGGGGGGCCCCCGCTGCCCCCACGGCTACTATACTCATGCCGCCTCTGCGCCTTCGTGTCCCACTACTCGAGCCACCTGAAGCggcacatgcagacacacagcGGGGAGAAGCCGTTCCGCTGTGGCCGCTGCCCCTACGCCTCAGCCCAGCTCGTCAACCTGACACGACATACCCGCACCCACACTGGCGAGAAGCCCTACCGCTGTCCCCACTGCCCCTTTGCCTGCAGCAGCCTGGGCAACCTGAGGCGGCATCAGCGTACCCACGCGGGGCCCCCCACTCCTCCCTGCCCGACCTGTGGCTTCCGCTGCTGTGCTCCACGTCCCACCCGGCCTCCCAGTCCCACAGAGCAGGAGGGGGCAGTGCCCCGGCGACCAGAAG ATGCTCTGCTGCTTCCAGATTTGAGCCTCCATGTGCCACCTGGTGGTGCCAGTTTCCTGCCGGACTGTGGGCAGCTGCGGGGTGAAGGGGAGGGCCTCTGTGGGACTGGCTCAGAACCACTGCCAGAGCTGCTGTTCCCTTGGACCTGCCGGAACTGTGgacaggagctggaggagggcgAGGGCAGTCGGCTGGGAGCTGCCATGTGTGGGCGCTGCATGCGAGGAGAGGCTGGAGGGGGTGCCAGTGGGGGGCCCCAAGGCCCCAGTGACAAAGGCTTTGCCTGTAGCCTCTGCCCCTTTGCCACTCACTATCCCAACCACCTGGCCCGGCATATGAAGACGCACAGTGGCGAGAAGCCCTTTCGCTGTGCCCGCTGTCCCTATGCCTCTGCTCATCTGGATAACCTGAAACGGCACCAGCGCgtccacacaggagagaaaccctacaAGTGCCCCCTCTGCCCCTACGCCTGTGGCAACCTGGCCAACCTCAAGCGTCATGGTCGCATCCACTCGGGGGACAAACCTTTTCGGTGTAGCCTTTGCAACTACAGCTGCAATCAGAGCATGAACCTCAAACGCCACATGCTGCGGCACACAGGCGAGAAGCCCTTCCGCTGTGCCACCTGCGCCTACACCACAGGCCACTGGGACAACTACAAACGCCACCAGAAGGTGCATGGCCACGGAGGGGCAGGAGGgcctggcctctctgcctctgaGGGCTGGGCCCCAGCTCACAGCCCCTCCTCTGTGTTGAGCTCTCGGGGTCCGACAGCTCTGAGTGCCGCTGGTAGCCGGGCTCTCCATACGGACTCGCCCTGA
- the PPM1G gene encoding protein phosphatase 1G, which produces MGAYLSQPNTVKCSGDGVGASRLPLPYGFSAMQGWRVSMEDAHNCIPELDSETAMFSVYDGHGGEEVALYCAKYLPDIIKDQKAYKEGKLQKALEDAFLAIDAKLTTEEVIKELAQIAGRPTEDEDEKEKVADEDDVDNEEAALLHEEATMTIEELLTRYGQNCHKGAPHSRPGAGTGEEPGSQGLNGEAGPEDPSRETSSEENGPTAKAHTGLSSNSERGTEAGQGGEPGTPTGEAGPSCSSASDKLPRVAKSKFFEDSEDESDEAEEEEEDSEECSEEEDGYSSEEAENEEDEDDTEEAEEDEEEEEMMVPGMEGKEEPGSDSGTTAVVALIRGKQLIVANAGDSRCVVSEAGKALDMSYDHKPEDEVELARIKNAGGKVTMDGRVNGGLNLSRAIGDHFYKRNKNLPPEEQMISALPDIKVLTLTDDHEFMVIACDGIWNVMSSQEVIDFIQSKISQRDENGELRLLSSIVEELLDQCLAPDTSGDGTGCDNMTCIIICFKPRNTAELQPESGKRKLEEVLSSEGAEENGNSDNKKKAKRD; this is translated from the exons GATGCTCACAACTGTATTCCTGAGTTGGACAGTGAGACAGCCATGTTTTCTGTCTATGATGGACATGGAG GGGAGGAAGTTGCCTTGTACTGTGCCAAATACCTTCCTGATATCATCAAAGATCAGAAGGCCTACAAAGAAGGCAAGCTACAAAAG GCATTAGAAGATGCCTTCTTGGCTATTGATGCCAAACTGACCACTGAGGAAGTCATTAAGGAGCTGGCACAGATTGCAGGGCGACCCACTGAGGAtgaggatgaaaaagaaaaagtagctgATGAAGATGATG TGGACAATGAGGAGGCTGCGCTGCTGCATGAAGAGGCCACCATGACTATTGAAGAGCTACTGACACGCTACGGGCAGAACTGTCACAAGGGTGCTCCCCACAGCAGACCTGGAGCTGGGACAGGCGAGGAACCAGGGTCCCAGGGCCTCAACGGGGAGGCAGGACCTGAGGACCCATCTAGGGAAACTTCTTCGGAGGAGAACGGCCCCACAGCCAAGGCTCACACTGGCCTTTCCTCCAACTCAGAACGTGGGACTGAGGCAGGCCAAGGTGGCGAGCCTGGCACTCCCACTGGTGAGGCTGGGCCTTCCTGCTCTTCAGCCTCCGACAAGCTGCCTCGAGTTGCTAAGTCCAAGTTCTTTGAGGACAGTGAGGATGAGTCAgatgaggcagaggaggaagaggaagacagtgAG GAATGCAGTGAGGAAGAGGATGGCTACAGCAGCGAAGAGGCAGAGAATGAAGAAGATGAGGATGACACTGAGGAGGCTGAAGAGGAcgaggaagaagaggagatgaTGGTGCCAGGCATGGAAGGCAAGGAGGAG CCTGGCTCTGACAGCGGTACCACAGCGGTGGTGGCTCTGATACGAGGGAAGCAGTTGATTGTAGCCAATGCGGGAGACTCTCGTTGTGTGGTGTCCGAGGCTGGCAAAGCTTTGGACATGTCCTATGACCACAAACCGGAGGATGAAGTGGAGCTAGCACGCATCAAGAATGCTGGTGGCAAGGTCACCATGGATGGGCGAGTCAACGGGGGCCTCAACCTCTCCAGAGCCATTG GAGACCACTTCTACAAGAGAAATAAGAACTTGCCACCTGAGGAACAGATGATATCAGCCCTTCCTGACATCAAGGTGTTGACTCTCACTGACGACCACGAATTCATGGTCATTGCCTGTGATGGGATATG GAATGTGATGAGCAGCCAGGAAGTTATAGACTTTATTCAATCAAAAATCAGCCAGCGTGATGAAAATGGGGAGCTTCGGTTATTGTCATCCATAGTGGAAGAG CTGCTGGATCAGTGCCTGGCACCAGACACTTCTGGGGACGGTACAGGGTGTGACAACATGACCTGCATCATCATCTGCTTCAAGCCCCGAAACACAGCAGAGCTTCAGCCAGAGAGTGGCAAGCGGAAACTAGAGGAGGTGCTCTCTTCTGAGGGGGCTGAAGAAAATGGCAACAGTGACAATAAGAAGAAGGCCAAGCGGGACTAA